In one window of Cytophagaceae bacterium ABcell3 DNA:
- a CDS encoding NADP-dependent oxidoreductase yields MKAIVLKEPGGSENLALENLKKPDLKENEILVRVHAISINPVDVKTRNGGAMYHQLKSEQPLVLGWDISGEVEAIGSKVKKFKKGQLVFGMTNFPGHGKAYAEYVAAPEEHLTLKPEGITHTQAAATSLAALTAWQVLYHEAQVTTKQNILIHAAAGGVGHFAVQMAKLMGRTVSGTASYKNATFLKEIGADRHIDYTKEQIEDIATDIDVILDPIGGDTTLKSIECLRPGGKLISIVGGVKEEVMAKAKDKNIQASNYLVKSSGNDMKKIAELLDSRAIKPIISHVFSFTDIASAHQQIETGKTRGKVVVVV; encoded by the coding sequence ATGAAAGCAATAGTATTAAAAGAACCCGGAGGTTCTGAAAATCTAGCCCTAGAAAATTTAAAGAAACCTGATTTAAAAGAAAATGAAATACTCGTACGTGTACATGCTATAAGTATAAACCCTGTAGATGTCAAAACAAGAAACGGTGGCGCTATGTATCACCAATTAAAAAGCGAACAGCCGCTTGTTTTGGGATGGGATATATCAGGCGAGGTAGAAGCGATAGGAAGCAAGGTAAAAAAATTTAAAAAAGGTCAATTAGTATTTGGCATGACCAACTTCCCTGGACATGGCAAAGCTTATGCAGAATATGTTGCAGCACCAGAAGAACACCTCACATTAAAGCCTGAAGGCATTACTCATACCCAAGCAGCGGCCACATCCTTAGCGGCCCTTACTGCTTGGCAGGTGTTGTACCATGAGGCTCAAGTTACCACCAAGCAGAATATACTCATCCATGCTGCTGCGGGCGGCGTGGGCCACTTTGCTGTACAAATGGCCAAACTTATGGGAAGAACTGTATCAGGAACAGCTTCTTATAAAAATGCTACCTTTTTGAAAGAAATTGGGGCAGACAGGCATATTGATTACACAAAAGAACAAATAGAAGATATTGCTACAGATATTGATGTAATATTAGACCCTATCGGAGGAGATACCACGCTCAAGTCTATTGAATGCTTACGTCCTGGAGGAAAACTAATATCTATTGTTGGAGGGGTAAAAGAGGAAGTTATGGCAAAAGCAAAGGATAAAAATATTCAAGCATCAAACTATTTAGTAAAATCTTCTGGAAATGATATGAAAAAAATTGCTGAACTACTGGACTCTAGAGCAATAAAACCTATTATATCCCATGTTTTTTCATTTACTGATATTGCCAGCGCCCATCAACAAATAGAAACAGGAAAAACCAGAGGGAAAGTAGTTGTTGTTGTCTAA
- a CDS encoding HAD family phosphatase: MTQPNKAFIFDMNGTMIDDMKYHTEIWYEMLNKDLGASMTYEQVKLQMYGKNEELLERVFGKSRFTPEEMNHYVIEKEKRYQKLYRPHMKLIDGLDIFFKEAANQNIPMSIGSAAGVFNVDYILDNLNLRHYFKCIVCAEDVKESKPHPETFLLAANSMGVEPENCIVFEDAPKGVECAQNAGMKCVVLTTAHEAKDFEKYDNLLAIVKDYTDPCLKALTV, encoded by the coding sequence ATGACACAGCCAAACAAAGCCTTCATATTTGATATGAATGGCACCATGATAGACGATATGAAATACCATACTGAAATCTGGTATGAAATGCTCAATAAAGATCTTGGAGCCTCTATGACTTACGAACAAGTTAAACTACAAATGTATGGCAAAAACGAAGAGCTATTAGAGCGGGTATTTGGAAAAAGCAGGTTTACTCCTGAAGAAATGAACCATTATGTTATAGAAAAAGAAAAAAGATATCAAAAACTTTATCGCCCCCACATGAAGCTTATAGATGGTCTGGACATCTTTTTTAAAGAAGCTGCTAATCAAAATATACCTATGTCTATTGGTTCCGCAGCAGGTGTTTTTAACGTCGATTATATTCTGGACAATTTAAACTTAAGGCACTACTTTAAATGCATTGTATGCGCAGAAGACGTTAAAGAGAGCAAACCTCATCCAGAAACGTTTTTATTAGCAGCCAATAGTATGGGCGTAGAACCGGAAAATTGTATCGTTTTTGAAGACGCACCCAAAGGTGTCGAATGTGCCCAAAATGCAGGAATGAAGTGCGTAGTTCTAACAACCGCACATGAAGCAAAAGACTTCGAGAAATATGATAATCTATTGGCAATTGTAAAAGATTATACTGATCCTTGTTTAAAGGCGCTTACAGTTTAA
- a CDS encoding DUF418 domain-containing protein produces MTIQQSAGNGMRPLGEKSRMHVLDALRGFSILGILLVNLFYLSGYKYFSPESFGSAELDEKVLFYVNFLALGKFYSLFSFLFGLGFAIQLDRTSQKGLPFLPLYFRRLGVLFVIGLLHTLVWQGDILTVYSLAAILLIPFKKANNKTILGFSVALLISPAFLELAMNQLSINPGQSLYSLGHRIKQSWDLPTSSTIVTEGGLYTYLLAKVPDTLLRYAEILSGSRFPKLWGMFLLGLYFGRNNLFADIKKNAKVFKFLLLFGGLGGLVFTYFYFMFSWPAGSENLHFFKTLARSLGEHPLALGYMAGFSLLYAKKQAVLDWMAPAGRMALTNYLMQSIISVLFFYNIGLGLGPVGPAYYVPFAFVFFLFQVLYSHWWLKFFKYGPVEYLWRSCIYGKLQRFRK; encoded by the coding sequence ATGACAATACAACAATCAGCAGGTAATGGTATGAGGCCGCTAGGGGAGAAAAGTCGCATGCATGTCTTGGATGCTCTGCGCGGATTCTCTATTCTAGGGATATTACTTGTTAATTTGTTTTACCTTTCTGGATATAAATATTTTTCTCCTGAAAGTTTTGGTTCAGCAGAGTTAGACGAAAAAGTCTTGTTTTATGTAAACTTTTTGGCATTAGGCAAATTCTATAGCTTATTCTCATTTCTTTTTGGTCTTGGCTTTGCTATTCAATTGGACAGGACTAGCCAAAAGGGGCTTCCATTTTTACCATTGTATTTTAGAAGGCTTGGTGTTTTATTTGTCATAGGTTTGCTCCATACACTTGTATGGCAAGGTGATATTCTCACCGTATACTCGCTGGCAGCTATTCTATTGATTCCGTTCAAAAAAGCTAACAACAAAACTATACTTGGTTTTTCTGTTGCACTTTTGATTTCACCAGCTTTTCTCGAGTTAGCCATGAATCAACTGTCCATAAACCCTGGACAGTCTCTTTACTCATTAGGCCATCGTATAAAACAATCGTGGGACTTGCCTACATCCTCTACCATAGTTACAGAGGGTGGTCTATATACCTATTTATTGGCCAAAGTTCCGGATACTTTATTAAGGTATGCAGAGATATTATCAGGAAGCAGGTTCCCTAAATTATGGGGAATGTTTCTTCTGGGGCTTTATTTTGGGCGGAACAACTTGTTTGCTGATATTAAGAAAAATGCTAAAGTATTTAAATTTCTTTTACTTTTTGGAGGTTTAGGCGGGCTTGTTTTTACTTATTTTTACTTTATGTTTTCTTGGCCTGCTGGCTCAGAAAATCTGCATTTTTTTAAAACCTTGGCGAGGTCATTGGGAGAGCACCCTTTAGCATTAGGGTATATGGCTGGATTTAGCTTATTATATGCCAAGAAACAAGCTGTTTTGGATTGGATGGCTCCTGCTGGGCGAATGGCTTTGACCAATTATTTGATGCAAAGCATAATTAGTGTGCTTTTTTTCTACAACATAGGACTTGGCTTAGGTCCCGTAGGGCCTGCGTACTACGTTCCTTTTGCCTTTGTGTTTTTTCTTTTTCAGGTTTTGTATAGCCACTGGTGGTTAAAGTTTTTTAAATATGGCCCAGTAGAATACTTGTGGCGTTCTTGTATTTATGGCAAGCTCCAGCGGTTTAGAAAATAA
- a CDS encoding pirin family protein → MRTIKHIHTAEYSPISDLETYRAIPTRTVQYIDPFLFLNHHGPQVYPPNNNGLPFGPHPHRGMETVTFILNGDISHKDSSGHESIINAGGVQWMTAGKGLIHAEVSSDEFKEKGGPLEILQLWLNLPAKLKMTKPFYKGLQKEDIPSVAMDNGKVKLNLVSGKWESEEGAFNSAVDVHLSTAHFEKDGFYSIDIPKEQNIFFYVINGNVVVNGTDVEALKLVEFNNDGEKLEIKAKTESIVLLGFAKPLDEPVVAQGPFVMNTEKEIEDAYKDYRQGKFGTWSS, encoded by the coding sequence ATGAGGACTATTAAACACATTCATACCGCAGAATATTCGCCTATTAGTGACCTAGAAACTTATCGAGCTATACCTACTCGGACGGTTCAGTATATTGACCCATTTTTATTCTTGAATCATCATGGCCCGCAGGTTTATCCTCCGAACAACAATGGACTACCTTTTGGGCCACATCCTCACAGGGGGATGGAGACTGTCACTTTTATTTTAAATGGGGATATTTCTCATAAAGATAGTAGTGGGCATGAAAGTATCATTAATGCAGGAGGTGTTCAATGGATGACGGCAGGCAAAGGTTTAATACATGCAGAAGTTTCTTCTGATGAATTTAAAGAAAAAGGAGGACCTCTTGAGATTTTACAACTTTGGTTGAACTTACCTGCAAAGCTGAAAATGACAAAACCTTTTTATAAGGGCTTGCAGAAAGAGGATATTCCTTCAGTTGCGATGGACAATGGAAAAGTAAAGTTAAATTTAGTATCTGGAAAGTGGGAAAGTGAAGAAGGAGCCTTTAATTCAGCTGTTGATGTACACTTAAGCACTGCTCACTTTGAAAAGGATGGCTTTTATTCTATTGATATACCAAAGGAGCAAAATATATTCTTTTATGTTATTAATGGCAATGTTGTGGTGAATGGAACCGATGTAGAAGCATTAAAACTGGTAGAGTTTAATAATGATGGCGAAAAGCTTGAAATTAAAGCCAAAACGGAGAGTATTGTGTTGTTAGGCTTTGCAAAGCCTTTAGATGAACCTGTGGTTGCACAAGGGCCATTTGTAATGAATACTGAAAAAGAAATAGAAGATGCTTATAAGGATTACCGCCAAGGAAAGTTTGGTACATGGTCCTCTTAA
- a CDS encoding cytochrome P450 has translation MQKIPKDKMPDSSLALLADGYEFITKRCEKYQSDVFETKLLFERRICMKGEEAAKVFYDKELFKREGAAPDKVKKTLFGEGGVQGLDGESHAKRKMMFMSMMSPEGLAKLRSLMEEQWQRHLEKWVKQDEVKLFDEAEDIVFKAVCKWSGIPLKDKEVKKRRKQVGALIEGSGAVGIHLLALRGRSKAEKWISRLVKDIRKGDLNVEENTALHTIAFHKDADGTQLNPRIAAVELLNVIRPTVAVDRYIVFAALALHEYPGYKQRIRKGDDEFVELFVQEVRRYYPFFPFTTAVVKKDFEWKGFKFEKDTNVLLDLYGTNHDARSWENPEKFRPQRFSNWNESPYNFIPQGGGSHEKNHRCPGEWITIDTMKIAVKFLCRKMDYQVPKQDLTVSMSRIPALPASGFIIKNVRPL, from the coding sequence ATGCAAAAGATACCAAAAGATAAAATGCCAGACAGTAGCCTAGCTTTGTTGGCTGATGGTTATGAATTTATTACAAAAAGGTGCGAAAAGTATCAGTCAGACGTATTTGAAACCAAACTACTTTTTGAGAGGCGCATATGCATGAAAGGGGAGGAGGCTGCAAAAGTCTTTTATGATAAAGAGCTATTTAAAAGAGAGGGTGCGGCTCCCGATAAAGTAAAGAAAACACTTTTTGGTGAGGGTGGTGTTCAAGGGCTAGATGGAGAATCGCATGCAAAGCGTAAGATGATGTTTATGTCTATGATGTCTCCTGAAGGCCTTGCAAAATTGCGTTCTTTAATGGAAGAGCAATGGCAGCGTCACCTTGAAAAATGGGTAAAGCAAGACGAAGTAAAGCTTTTTGATGAAGCAGAAGACATTGTTTTTAAAGCTGTTTGCAAATGGAGTGGCATACCATTAAAAGATAAAGAAGTAAAAAAAAGACGTAAACAGGTAGGCGCACTTATTGAGGGGTCGGGAGCTGTAGGTATCCATTTATTAGCTTTAAGAGGTAGGAGCAAAGCAGAAAAATGGATTTCACGCTTAGTTAAAGATATTCGTAAGGGGGATTTAAATGTTGAAGAAAATACCGCCCTTCACACCATTGCTTTTCATAAAGATGCAGATGGTACGCAACTGAACCCTCGCATAGCTGCTGTTGAACTGCTTAATGTTATTCGTCCTACAGTAGCAGTAGATCGGTATATTGTTTTTGCAGCATTGGCCCTACATGAATATCCTGGGTATAAACAAAGAATTAGAAAAGGTGATGATGAATTTGTGGAGTTGTTTGTGCAGGAGGTACGTAGATATTACCCGTTTTTCCCATTTACAACCGCTGTAGTGAAGAAGGATTTTGAATGGAAAGGGTTCAAGTTTGAGAAAGATACCAATGTTTTACTAGACTTGTACGGAACCAACCACGATGCTCGGTCCTGGGAAAATCCTGAAAAATTTAGGCCCCAGCGCTTTTCTAACTGGAATGAAAGCCCTTATAATTTTATACCTCAAGGAGGAGGAAGTCATGAGAAAAACCATAGGTGTCCAGGTGAATGGATAACCATTGATACAATGAAAATTGCTGTTAAATTTTTGTGTCGTAAAATGGACTATCAGGTTCCAAAGCAGGATTTGACTGTAAGCATGTCCAGGATTCCTGCCCTTCCGGCCAGCGGGTTTATTATAAAAAATGTTCGTCCTCTTTAA